A window of the Loxodonta africana isolate mLoxAfr1 chromosome 3, mLoxAfr1.hap2, whole genome shotgun sequence genome harbors these coding sequences:
- the LOC100666555 gene encoding small proline-rich protein 2G-like, translated as MSYQQQQCKQPCQPPPVVCPPKCPEPCPPPKCPEPCPPPKCPPQPCQQKCPPTQIYQPCQQKCPPKSK; from the coding sequence ATGTCTTACCAACAGCAGCAGTGCAAGCAGCCCTGCCAACCACCTCCTGTGGTGTGCCCACCTAAGTGCCCTGAGCCATGTCCACCTCCAAAGTGCCCAGAGCCGTGTCCACCCCCAAAGTGCCCACCTCAGCCATGTCAGCAGAAATGCCCTCCTACGCAGATATACCAACCCTGCCAGCAGAAGTGTCCTCCTAAGAGCAAGTAA